DNA sequence from the Gordonia polyisoprenivorans genome:
CGTCGGCGACGCCGGCCGCGTACAGCTCGGACTTGGTCCGCGCGTGCAGCCCGGCCCGGTCATACTTGGCCCGGACACGATCGATGTACTGCTTCGCCGTACTCGGCGCCACCCCCATGCGGCGGGCGACACTGTCGAGTTTGAGCCCGCAGGCATAGAGCTGCAGTGCACGAACCTCCTGGTCGGACAGCGCAGGACGGTCGGAGGCGGTGTCGTCGATGAACGCCCGGGCCAGCAGCGGGCTCGTCGCCGGCTCGCCCCGACAGGCCGCGCGCACCGCGGCGAGCAGATCCACGATGCCTTCGTTCTTGCCCACCACGCCGCACACGCCGGGCGCCACCAGGCGACGTACGTGTCGGGGACTGCCGAGCGCGGAGACAACCAGGACCGGGGTTCCCGCGGCGATGATCCGGGCGACGCTGTCGGCGTCGACCAGGCCGGCCGGTCCGAGATCCAGGTCGACGATCACCAGGTCAAGGTCAGTGCGTTCGATGACGTCATCGAGACTGTCTGTGCTGCAGACGATCTCGTGGCCCTCTCGCGAGAGCTGAGCGGCCATCGATTCACGGACGAGTTCGTGGTCGTCGACCAGGGCCATCACCGGCATCTCACACCCGCTGTTCCAGAACACCATCGGGGACGCCGGGTGCGACGACGGTCAGGCTCGGGCCGTCCTCATCGTCGAAGAAGCCCATCGACACCGCATCGTGCGGTGCCGACTCGATGATCACCCGCGCCACGACCTCCCGAGCCCGTGCGGCGGTGCGTTCGTCCACATCAGCGGCGGCGATGATCGACAGGCGCACCTCGTGCGGACGGGCGATCGCGATGAGATCCACCAGAAGCCGCGTCAGAATCGGTGCGGCGGTGGGTAATCCGGCGATGCAGCGCAGGTACCCTTATTCGCGCTCGGCGTCGGCCCGGACGCTCGCGTGCTCGGTGGCAGCGGGGTCGGCGGCGATCCGGCGCAGGAGTGCGGCGGCGGCGATCAGCGTGTCACCCACACCGTCGGCGCGCAACGCCTCGGTGGCCGCCGCCTGATCACGGGCCATGCGGATGGACCGCATTCGCATCTGCCGGTGGTCGATGGCCCGTGACATGGTCACCAGGCGGTGGCGGAGCCAGACGACGGCAGCCACGACCAGCACGTCGGCGACGAGCAGCACCGGCGCGGAGGATGCACAGCCCTGTGGCCCGAGAAGGGTGAGGAGCGTGGTCGCGGCGACGACCATCGCGATGACCGGTCCGACGACGCGAACGCGCCCGTCCACCAGGATCACCACCACGCACAGGGTCGCCGCGGCGTCGCCGGACCAGCCGACGATCGACGTGGTACCGCAGGTGGTGGGCATGCCGTTCGTGCCGACGAGAACAGCTGAGGCGGTCACCGTTGCGCCAATGATCGCCAGGACCGGTGATGACAGTCGACCGGACCGTGCCGCGGTGCCGATGACCGCGACCAGACATGCCGCGGTGAGTGTCCAGACGAGGATCGCGGTCGACACCGCGCCCGGCGGGGTGCCGCGGCGGTCGACGACGAACGTGATGATCGAGATCAGGGCGAACTGCGTGAGCATGATGGCCGATACCGAAGCGGCAAGAGGTCCGGTGCTCGCGACGAGAGTGCCGGCCTGTGAGCCCGGCCGATCGACCTCGGGGGTGATCGTGACCGAGGTGCCGGTGCCGGCGCGGGTGTTCACCGTGATCGCGACGCCGGTGTGGGCGGCGCGTGCGTCCATCGATGTGCGAAGCGCCCGGGGGTCTGCGCAGCCCACACCGTCGTCGTCGACGTGCACCGCGGTCGAATCGGGTGTCGACCACACGCGGGCCACAGGCACCTGTGCGTGTTTGGCGACGTTGGTGAGCGCCTCGCGGATCAGTGCGAGAATCTCCGAGCGGCGCGACGGTGGTTGACCGGCGAGGAATGCGTCGACGGGGGCCCGGTCGGCGATCAGCACCCGCACGCCAAGGGCCGCGGCGTCCTCGCGGCCCGTGAGGCGTCCTCGCGCGATGGCTCCCAACGTGTTGATGACCGTGTCGTGGAGAAGCCGTGAACGCCGGGCCGCGAGCCGGGTCTCGTCGAGTGCGCGGTCGGCGTCGAGGCCGGCGCGCGCGGCGCGGTCGGAGAGCAGGGCCACCCGCCGCAGCGACGCGGCGATCACCGCGGCGGCCGCGGCGCCACACAACGCGTAGACGGGTGTCGCGAGCTGATACCTCAGAACCGTTGTGGTTGCGGGTAGCAGCGCCGCGGTGCAGGCCGTCGCCGCCAGAGTGGTCGCTGCCGCAGCTGCCAGTGCTCGACGAGCAGGCAAGACGAGAGCGGCGCCGATGCCGAACATGATGCACGCGTCGACCACAGCGCGAAGGTGTGCGGTGTCGGGAACCGTGGTGGTGGCTGCGATCGCCACCACCAACCCCATCCAGCTCAGCAGGGCGGCGCCGGGACGCGCGTGCCCTCGTATCGCGAGAACACCCACCACGAGATGAATCGCGTAGCCGCACCACAGTCCGACGTGATCGTCGGCACCGTGCCGGATGGACAAGGGGACGAGTGGGGCCGCAACGGCCATGCCCAGCGCGAGACGGATGAGGGCCGAGTCGACCCCTGCGGCCATCGAGGTCGTGCGGTGGGGGTCGGCACGGCGCCAGATGACGTCCCGGAGCGGCCCGGCCGCCCGCGTGTCGACCGCTCCACCGCTGCGCACGTGATCATTATGCGGGGCAGGCCCCGCCGACGCCCGGGACTTTGGTCATATGTTCATATACGGCGAGACGGTGCTCCCGTGCTCGTTGACCCGCAGACGCGTGCCCAGCGAGGGGAAGGCACGTTGTGCGCAGTGTTGGCGCTCGCACACACGGCATCCGGCGCCGATCGGGGTGATCCGCGCTTGCGGGCCGATCTCGAGCCCGTCGGAGTAGATGACGCGCGCAGCATGTCGTAGCTCGCACCCCATGCCGATCGCGAAGGTCTTACCGGGTTGGCCGAAGCGTGCCGCCCGGCGCTCCACGGTCCGCGCGATCCAGAAATACTCACGGCCGTCGGGCATCTCGGCGATCTGGGTGAGGATCTTGCCCGGTGATCCGAACGTCTCGTACACATTCCACAGCGGGCAGGTGCCCCCGGAGGAGGAGAAGTGGAATCCGGTGGCGGACTGGCGTTTCGACATGTTTCCGGCCCGGTCGACGCGCACGAACGACCACGGGATGCCCCGCAGATTGGGTCGCTGCAACGTCGAGAGCCGGTGACAGATCGTCTCGTAGGAGACCGCGTAGAACGCCGAGAGCCGTTCGATGTCGTACCGGAAATCCTCGGCCGCACCGTGGAACTGGCTGTAGGGCAACAGGGTTGAGGCCGCGAAGTAGTTGGCCAAGCCGTACCGGCCCAGCGAGCGGGCCTCGTCGCTGGTGAAGGTGCCGGCCTCGACGAGCTCGTCGATGAGATCACCGAATTCGAGCAGCGCCAATTCGGTCGCGAGCTTGAAGGCGCGCTGCCCCGACGACAGCGCTGCCGACACCTCCAGTCGGCGGGTGTCCGGGTCGAACCGGTGCAGCACATAGTCACCCAGGTCCACGCGGCGGACGACGGTGACCCCGTGACGCTTCTCCAGGCGATCGATGATCTCGCGGCGCACATCACCGGAGTGCATGCGCATCCGGGTGGTCATCTCCTCTGCGGCGACGTCGAGTTCGTGAATGTAGTTGCGGCGCTGGTAGAAGTAGTCGCGCACCTCCTCGTGTGGTGCGGTGATCGCGCCACGCATCGATCCGTCGCCGCGCTCGTCGGTCGCCGCGGCGAGCTGATCGGAGGAATTTCGGTAGCGCCGATACAGCGTGACCATCGCGTTCGCGATGTCGGGGTGTCCGGCGACCATCGCGCTGATCTCCTGCGGATCGAGCGCGGTGTCGGTGGCCTCGACATCGTCGTCGAGCAGCACCTCCCGCAGCTCGGCGACGAGGCGGACGTCGTCCTGGGAGTCGAAGAATCCGGCGTCGACGCCGAAGGTCTCGGTGATCCGGGCGAGCACCTTGGCGGTGAGTGGCCGCGCATCGTGCTCGATCTGGTTGAGATAGGACGGGGAGATCTCGAGGGTCTGGGCCAGCGCGACCTGCGAGAGGCCGCGCTCGGAACGCAGTTGGCGCAGGCGTGAACCTACGTAGGTTCGCGCACCCGCATAGGTCTTGGTCACCGCACACCTCCGCTGCTCACCATCGCCGGGACCCCCGGCCGATGCGCCCGATCCCGGGGGAGTCGATGAGCTTCAGGGTACGGTGACGGCGTGCGGGTAGGGCGCGCTCATCGGCGCAGGGGGAGGATGGCGGGGCCGGCGGCGGTGTTGCTGGGCCTCGTCGCGACGGTGACCGTGGCGTGTGGGCATGCGCCGACGACCGTCCCCGATCTGGCGGCCGTACCTGCCGACCTGCTGCTCGACCCGTCGACGTTGCCGGTCGGATTCACCGCCACCGAGTTGTCGGTGTCCCAGCTCGTCGACGCCAACTCCACGCAACTCAAGGCGGCCGACGCCACCGAGGTCACTCCGCAGCAGTGCCGGCCCACCGCCGATGCGAAGCTCAATCCGACCCTGACCGAGGCGAATTCGGCGGTGCTGGCCGCGCAGGCCTCCTTCGGGGGGCTCGTCGAGCTGGTGACCAACGAGATGCGTGACATCGGCGCCGACGTGGCCGCCATGACCGGTGCCTGTGCGCGCACGCAGACGATGATCACGACGGGCAATCTCGCCGGGACGGGCATCGTCACCGTGCATTCCGAGATGGCCGCACCCGAACTCGGCAAGGACGTCGAGAAGGTCGAACAGATGCTGCTCGTGAAGTCGGCGACCACGACCACCTTGGCGGATCGGTCGGTCCGTACCCGTATCGACTACGTGGGCTACGCGATCGTCGCCCGCCCGGGCGGGGCCGCTCCGGTCTCGGTGAGTCTCACGGTGTCCGGTGACCCGACCGATGCCGTCGCGCCACCCGCAGCGCCACCCGCCGCCCAGCCCCCGCTCGCCGAACAGGACTTCGTGACGCTGTTCGGCAGTGCGCTGTCGGTGGCCACGGCGGGCCGTAAGAGCTGACGACGGCGTCGCGCCGGGGCGTTCTGCGGTATCCCGCCGGCGAGAGCCTTTTCGATTTCGTGTGAAGGTCGTCACACCCGCGCGGCCGCGCGAGGCCGGCTGGCGCGCTCGCTGGTCGTCGGCCCTCGCATCGAGGGCGACGTTGAGATCGCCGAAAATCCCAGTACGCGCGTACTTTTTTATGAGATGGGCGCGACCTTCACACGCCGCCTTTTGCAGAATTTGCAAAACCGAGGGGAATCGTGGCCAGTGTTCACACCACAAACCTCACTGGACCTGCGGCTTTGCCCTGTGGCACTCTTGGTTGCAGACACAACCGGATCGCTTCGGCGAGTTCGCAAAAGTGACGGCGGCCCGTGGGTCGCGGCCATCGATTGCCTCACTCACCGAATCCGGGCGTCTGTCAGCAAGGGATTTCGGCTCTGGCTCCAGGCACGGGCCGCACCACCATCGGTCACGTCGGGCCGAGTAGTACAACGAAAGCGAAGTGGCTAATGAGCAACGTCGGAAAGCCCCGTACCGCCGCGGAGATCCAGCAGGACTGGGACACCAACCCGCGCTGGAAGGGCATCACCCGCGAATACACCGCCGAACAGGTCGTCGAGCTGCAGGGCTCGGTCGTCGAGGACCCCACCCTGGCCCGGCGTGGCGCCGAGATCCTCTGGGAGGGTGTCAACGGCGACAACTACATCAACGCGCTCGGTGCCCTCACCGGCAACATGGCCGTTCAGCAGGTGCGCGCCGGACTCAAGGCCATCTACCTCTCCGGCTGGCAGGTCGCCGGTGACGCGAACCTCTCCGGTCACACCTACCCCGACCAGTCGCTCTACCCGGCCAACTCGGTCCCGTCGGTCGTGCGTCGCATCAACAACGCGCTGCTGCGCGCCGATGAGATCGCCAAGGTCGAGGGCGACACCTCCGTCGACAACTGGGTCGTGCCGATCGTCGCCGACGGCGAGGCAGGCTTCGGTGGCGCGCTCAACGTCTACGAGCTGCAGAAGGCCATGATCGCCGCGGGTGCCGCCGGTACCCACTGGGAGGATCAGCTCGCCTCGGAGAAGAAGTGCGGCCACCTCGGTGGCAAGGTGCTCATCCCCACCCAGCAGCACATCCGCACCCTGACCTCGGCTCGCCTGGCCGCCGACGTCGCCGGCGCGCCGACCGTCGTCATCGCCCGTACCGATGCCGAGGCCGCCACCCTGATCACCTCCGACGTGGACGACCGCGACAAGCCGTTCCTCGACGGCACTCGCACCGCGGAAGGCTTCTACGGCGTGAAGAAGGGCATCGAGCCCTGCATCGCCCGTGCCAAGGCCTACGCCCCGTACTCCGACCTGATCTGGATGGAGACCGGCAAGCCCGACCTGGAGCTGGCCCGCAAGTTCGCCGAGGCCGTCAAGAGCGAGTTCCCGGACCAGCTGCTGGCCTACAACTGCTCGCCGTCGTTCAACTGGAAGCAGCACCTCGACGACGCGACCATCGCGAAGTTCCAGAACGAGCTCGGCGCAATGGGCTTCAAGTTCCAGTTCATCACGCTGGCCGGCTTCCACGCCCTCAACTACTCGATGTTCGATCTGGCCTACGGTTACGCCCGCAACCAGATGAGCGCCTATGTCGAGCTGCAGGAGCGCGAGTTCGCCGCCGAGGAGCGCGGTTACACCGCCACCAAGCATCAGCGTGAGGTCGGCGCCGGCTACTTCGACAAGATCGCCACCACCGTCGATCCCAACACCTCGACCGCAGCCCTCAAGGGCTCGACCGAGGAAGGTCAGTTCCACTAGGACTCGACTGTCCGCGATTGTGCGTACCAGACAGGCGGCCCGCGACTCACGTTGCGGGCCGCCTGTTCCTGTACGGACGGGGTGTGGTCGCCCGCCCAGGAGTCACGGGCCGTCGCCGAAGTTCGTTGTCGTGTAACGACATCGAGTGCTGGGTTCTTATCGATCTGTCGCTAGGAGTGCTGCAATGTCCGGTGAGATCATCTCGCGCGTGGGTGTCGTCGGCGCGGGACAGATGGGTGCCGGGATCGCCGAGGTGTGCGCCCGTGCCAACGCCGACGTCCTGGTCTACGAGGCGACTCGGGAACTGACCAGTGCCGGGCGGTCGCGCATCCTGCGCTCCCTCGACCGCGGTGTGTCGAGCGGCAAGCTCACCGAGCGCGAACGTGAACAAGCTTCGTACCGACTACGGTTCACCTCCGATCTCGGGGATTTCGCCGATCGGCAGATCGTGTGCGAGGCGATCGTCGAGGACGAACTGGTCAAGACCCAGGTCTTCGCGCAACTCGACAAGGTCGTCACCGATCCCGATGCGGTGCTCGCCTCCAATACGTCGTCGATCCCGATCATGAAGCTGGGCATGGCAACCCACTGCGCCGGACGGGTGATCGGCATGCACTTCTTCAACCCGGTGCCGGTACTGCCGCTCGTCGAACTGGTCACCACATTGGAGACCGCGACCGAGGTGAGCGAGCGCGCCGAGACCTTTGCCCACGACGTGTTGGGCAAACAGGTGATCCGATCGGCCGATCGCTCCGGGTTCGTCGTCAATGCGCTGCTCGTGCCGTATCTGTTGTCGGCGATCCGGATGGTCGACACCGGTTTCGCGACAGTGGAAGACATCGACAAGGGCATGGTGCTCGGTTGTGCGCACCCGATGGGGCCGATGCGGCTGGCCGACCTCGTCGGCCTCGATACCGTCAAGGCGATCGCCGATTCGATGTACGACGAGTTCAAGGAACCGCTCTACGCGCCGCCACCGCTGTTGTTGCGCATGGTCGAGGCAGGTCGGATCGGCAAGAAGGCCGGGCGTGGTTTCTACTCCTACCCCGAAGGAATCGCCGACGCGTAGCGCTGCGGGCGTCGTTTGCTATGACCGTGCTAACAAAGCGCTTGCAATTGCTAGCGAAGCGTGGATACTGGTAGATGGAAGCGCCGCAACACCGACGATCTCGACCAGCTTTCACCGTCCCGACGATCATTCATTGATCTCGAGAATCGACATTCGTTGCGCTGCTGAACTTCTGACAACCCCACCAAGGAGGCCGCAATGAGCACCGCCGAACGAACACTGGCAAACCCCTTCTATGCAGTCGTCGGCGCGGGCGATCTGGCCATCGCGCAGGTGACCGACGCCGTCGCGCAGCTGCGCGAGCGGACCGAAACCGCCACCGAGACCGCGAGCACCCGCTTCGAGGAGACCAAGAGCCGGCTGAACAACCTGCCCGACGAGGTCCCGAGTATCGATGAGCTGCGTGCCAAGCTGAATCCCGAAGAGCTGCGCAAGGTCGCCGAGCCCTACGTCGAGCTGGCCACCAGCTTCTACAACTCGCTCGCCGAGCGCGGCGAGGAGACCCTCGAGCGCCTGCGTCAGCAGCCGCTGGTCCAGGAGGGTCTGACCCGCGCCGAGAAGACCTACAACGACGCCGTCGATCTCACCGAGGATGCCCTCGGGGTCGTGTCGACCCAGACCCGCTCGGTCGGCGAGCAGGCCGCCAAGATCGCCGGTCTGGTCGGAGCCCGCGTCGGTGAGGCAGGCGACGCGCTCGACGACGCCGCCGATGCCATCGGCGACAAGGTCGACGAGGCTGCACTCGAGGCCGGCGAGAAGCTCGACGAGGCCGCCGAGGCTCTCACCGAGGCCGGCGAGACCGTCAAGGCGCAGGCCGCGACCGCCGCATCCAAGATCGACGGGGCCGCGGGCACCGTGGAGGGCAAGGCGCGCACCGCCAACGACTCGCCCGCCAAGAAGATCGCCGCCGCCAAGAAGGCTCCGGCGAAGAAGGCCCCGGCCAAGAAGGCTCCCGGCCGGGCGACCAGCTGAGCTGATCCGGACTGAACCGAATTCTCAACGACCCCTACGGCTTCGGCCGTGGGGGTCGTTGTCTGTCGGGTGGTCGTGTATCGGGGGTGTCGGGCGGCTCGGGCGAGTCGATGGTCAGCACCGCCAGCGCGCCGTCGTCGCTTCGGTAGCTGTGGTCGGAATCGGACACCCACTGCAGGGAGCGGCCTGGGCCGGCGGTCTTCTCGGCTCCGAGCGGGCCGGCGGTGACGTGCCCGCGTACCACCCGGACGTGTTCGACGACGCCGGGTCCGTGGGCGGGGGAGATCGTGGTGCCGCCCGGATGAACCGCGAGCCAGAACACCTCGGTGGTGGCACCGCCGGGATGGTGTTCGACGTGCAGGAGTCGCGCCGAGAGGTGCGGGCCCGAGCCCTCGGTGCCCGAGTCCTCGCCGAGTAACGCGGTCAGCGGTACCCCGAGCGGGCCGGCGACGGCGTAGAGAGTGTCGAGAGTCGGGTTGCGCCTGCCGGATTCGAGTTCGGACAGCGATCCCTTGCCGATGCCGGCGGCGCGGGCGAGTGCCGACAGACTCATGCCGCGCCCCTCGCGGGCCGCGGTGATACGCGCACCGACCGCAGATCTCCCCGGGTGTTCCATAAACAGAACGATAGCGTTATGGTGGCCCGATGACCACCTCTCCGGCATCGTCGATCAGTGAGCCGATCACCGCGGGAATCATCACCGCGCTTGTCGGCTTCACGTCGTCGTTCGTCGTGGTGGTCGCCGGGTTGTGTGCGGTCGGCGCCGATCCCGGGCAGGCGGCGTCGGGTCTGCTCGCGCTCACCGTGACCTTCGCGGTCGGGATCATCGTTTTGTGCGTGGCCACGCGGAAGCCGATCACCCTGGCCTGGTCGACTCCGGGAGCGGCGATGCTGGTGGCCGCGGGCGCGGACTATCACGCCGGCTGGCGGGCTGCGGTCGGGGCTTTCCTCGTCGTCGGAATCCTGATCCTGGCGACGGGGCTGATCCCGGCTCTGGGTGATCTGATCGGCCGGATACCGACTCCGATCGCGCAGGCGATGCTGGCCGGCGTCCTGTTGACGCTGTGTCTGGCACCCATGAAATCGCTTGCAGCGCAGCCGCTGCTGACCCTGCCGATTCTCGCCGTGTGGCTCATCGCGACTCGATGGCTGACCCGCTGGGCGTTGCCTCTGGCCTTGGTGACCGCCCTCGTCGTCATCGGCATCTACGTCGCGGTGCACGGTGTCGGCGCGGGTGTGACGACGCAGTGGTGGCCGCAAATCGCCTGGACCACTCCGAGATTCGATGTGTCGGCGATCGTCGGGTTGGCCATCCCGCTCTACGTGGTGACGATGGCGTCACAGAATGTTCCCGGCGTGGCGGTGTTGAAGTCGTTCGGATATGACACCCCTTGGCGTCCTGCGATGTTCGTGACCGGGATCGGTACGGTATTCGGCGCACCGTTCGGTGGGCATGCCATCAACCTGGCCGCCTTGTCGGCGGCGCTGGCCGCGGGCGAGGAGGCGGGCGCCGACCGAACCCGGCGATGGATCGCCGGGGTGTCCGGCGGCATCAGCTATCTGGTGCTCGCGGTGGCTTCCGGAGCGCTGGTCACCATCACCGCGATTGCGCCGCAGGGGTTGCTGGAGTCGGTGGCCGGGCTCGCATTGCTGGCAACGTTCGCCAACGCTTTACTTGGTGCGTTCACCCACAAAGAATTTCGGATCGCATCGGGTCTGACGTTCGTCACCGCTGCCGCCGGCGTGACGTTCTGGGGGATCAGCGGCGCCTTCTGGGCCATCGTCGTCGGGCTCGTGTCCCACGGTGTGCTGCGTCGTCGAGGGCCAGTGTCCGGACCCGACGGGCATCGCGGAGTTGAGGATCGGCAGCGTAGCGCTCAGTGACTTGTGAGCCTGGCTTCTCTGTGCCGTTTGATATCCGGGCGACTGCTGTCCGAATGCAGCAGCGGCGCAGGCGGTCTTGAGGCTCGCCGCACGCGGCTCGCACCTCGACCAGCGGGGGATTGTGCAGGCCATCGAAGGATGCTCCGCCCTTCCCACCCGACGGTCCATCCCATCCAGATGGTCGAGGTGCCGAGGAGCGCCAGCGACGAGCCTCGAGACCCCTTGTGCCGAAGGGGTTTCCCGGCCACGGCAGCTCTAACGCCTCGACCATCGGGTGGGGTTGTCACTATGGAGTTCTCAAACAACAGATGCGGTCCCGGCGATGCCGGGTGCAGGATTCAGGTAGTGGGGCAGGGTAGGTCAGGCTGCGGCGTCGTCGAGTCGCATGGTTCTGCGGTGATAGGACGGCACGGGTCGTCGTTTCGGATCGACGCTGGCGGGTGGGATCAGCCAGGGGTGTCGGTCGAAGCCCATGATGATGTCCCAGCCGTGGTGATGCACATCGTCGTGGCAGCTGGTGCACAGCAGGCAGCCGTTGTCGAGGTCGGTGGGACCGCCATCACTCCAGTGGGCGAGGTGGTGTGCTTGGCAGCGTCCGGCGTGTGCTGAATCGCTCCGGGTTTGGTGCACACCTGGTTACTGGTGTGTCTCCACGGGTGTGGCGACAACTTGAGTGTAGTAGTTCCTTTCGGCTTCTATCGGTGGGATCCGTCCGAGACGGTGCATCAGTCGACGGGTGTTGTACCAGTGGACCCACCGGGCGGTGAGGTGCTCGACGTCGCCAACCCGACGTAATGGGCCGGTCCGAAACGGCGAATCCTCGCGTACCGCTTCGGTTTTGTACAACCCGATCGTCGTTTCGGCTAACGCATTGTCATAGGCGTCGCCGACGGTGCCGATCGAGGCGAGGAGCCCCGATAACTCGAGAGTCTCCCCACACCGCACGGACGTGTATTGCGACCCGGCATCCGAGTGATGAATAGTGTTGCCCAACATCGGATTGCCCTCCTCCTCTCGCAGGTTGGCGGCGTGGCGGATCGCGGTCCGCACGAACCTGTCGGTCTTCGAGCGCGAGCATTCCCAGCCGACGATCCGGCCGGCGAACGCATCGATCACGAACGCCGTATACGCGAAGGAACCATCCGCCAGCGGCACATAGGTGAAGTCGGCCACCACCAGAACGTTCGGTGCGGGTACCGCGAATTGGCGTTTGACCAGATCCGCAGCCCGCGCCGCAGCCGGGTCAGCAACCGTAGTGCGAACCTTCCTGCGTCTGGTCACCCCGCGCCAGCCGTTGGCGCGCATCAGTCGCTCCACTGTGCACCGGGCCACTTCGATACCCTCACGGCGCAGGTGAGCCCACATCTTCACCGCCCCGTACAGCGACTCTGGTGTGCGCTCACCGTCCGCGTCAGGCTCGTAGTAGCCGGCCAGCACCTCGGTGATCGTGATGTCCCACAACGCCCGCTTCGACAGCGGCCGTGAGCGCCACGCATAGTAGGTTCTCGGGGAGATCGGTGCACCGTGCTCGGTGAGCACACGACAGATCTGAGCGACCCCGAACCGAGCACAATGCTCGGCGATGAACGCGCACACTACCGATGTCGCGGGTCGCTCTCCCGCGCGAAGAAAGACGTTGCCGCTTTGAGGATTTCGACTGTCTCCTCCAGCTCGGACACCTTGCGTTTGAGCGCCCGCACCTCCGCAGCCTCTTCCCGAGTCACCCCCGGCTTGTCCCCGGAATCGATCTCGTGTTGA
Encoded proteins:
- the ramB gene encoding acetate metabolism transcriptional regulator RamB, whose product is MTKTYAGARTYVGSRLRQLRSERGLSQVALAQTLEISPSYLNQIEHDARPLTAKVLARITETFGVDAGFFDSQDDVRLVAELREVLLDDDVEATDTALDPQEISAMVAGHPDIANAMVTLYRRYRNSSDQLAAATDERGDGSMRGAITAPHEEVRDYFYQRRNYIHELDVAAEEMTTRMRMHSGDVRREIIDRLEKRHGVTVVRRVDLGDYVLHRFDPDTRRLEVSAALSSGQRAFKLATELALLEFGDLIDELVEAGTFTSDEARSLGRYGLANYFAASTLLPYSQFHGAAEDFRYDIERLSAFYAVSYETICHRLSTLQRPNLRGIPWSFVRVDRAGNMSKRQSATGFHFSSSGGTCPLWNVYETFGSPGKILTQIAEMPDGREYFWIARTVERRAARFGQPGKTFAIGMGCELRHAARVIYSDGLEIGPQARITPIGAGCRVCERQHCAQRAFPSLGTRLRVNEHGSTVSPYMNI
- a CDS encoding benzoate/H(+) symporter BenE family transporter produces the protein MTTSPASSISEPITAGIITALVGFTSSFVVVVAGLCAVGADPGQAASGLLALTVTFAVGIIVLCVATRKPITLAWSTPGAAMLVAAGADYHAGWRAAVGAFLVVGILILATGLIPALGDLIGRIPTPIAQAMLAGVLLTLCLAPMKSLAAQPLLTLPILAVWLIATRWLTRWALPLALVTALVVIGIYVAVHGVGAGVTTQWWPQIAWTTPRFDVSAIVGLAIPLYVVTMASQNVPGVAVLKSFGYDTPWRPAMFVTGIGTVFGAPFGGHAINLAALSAALAAGEEAGADRTRRWIAGVSGGISYLVLAVASGALVTITAIAPQGLLESVAGLALLATFANALLGAFTHKEFRIASGLTFVTAAAGVTFWGISGAFWAIVVGLVSHGVLRRRGPVSGPDGHRGVEDRQRSAQ
- a CDS encoding histidine kinase, which gives rise to MRSGGAVDTRAAGPLRDVIWRRADPHRTTSMAAGVDSALIRLALGMAVAAPLVPLSIRHGADDHVGLWCGYAIHLVVGVLAIRGHARPGAALLSWMGLVVAIAATTTVPDTAHLRAVVDACIMFGIGAALVLPARRALAAAAATTLAATACTAALLPATTTVLRYQLATPVYALCGAAAAAVIAASLRRVALLSDRAARAGLDADRALDETRLAARRSRLLHDTVINTLGAIARGRLTGREDAAALGVRVLIADRAPVDAFLAGQPPSRRSEILALIREALTNVAKHAQVPVARVWSTPDSTAVHVDDDGVGCADPRALRTSMDARAAHTGVAITVNTRAGTGTSVTITPEVDRPGSQAGTLVASTGPLAASVSAIMLTQFALISIITFVVDRRGTPPGAVSTAILVWTLTAACLVAVIGTAARSGRLSSPVLAIIGATVTASAVLVGTNGMPTTCGTTSIVGWSGDAAATLCVVVILVDGRVRVVGPVIAMVVAATTLLTLLGPQGCASSAPVLLVADVLVVAAVVWLRHRLVTMSRAIDHRQMRMRSIRMARDQAAATEALRADGVGDTLIAAAALLRRIAADPAATEHASVRADAERE
- a CDS encoding 3-hydroxybutyryl-CoA dehydrogenase, producing MSGEIISRVGVVGAGQMGAGIAEVCARANADVLVYEATRELTSAGRSRILRSLDRGVSSGKLTEREREQASYRLRFTSDLGDFADRQIVCEAIVEDELVKTQVFAQLDKVVTDPDAVLASNTSSIPIMKLGMATHCAGRVIGMHFFNPVPVLPLVELVTTLETATEVSERAETFAHDVLGKQVIRSADRSGFVVNALLVPYLLSAIRMVDTGFATVEDIDKGMVLGCAHPMGPMRLADLVGLDTVKAIADSMYDEFKEPLYAPPPLLLRMVEAGRIGKKAGRGFYSYPEGIADA
- the aceA gene encoding isocitrate lyase; translation: MSNVGKPRTAAEIQQDWDTNPRWKGITREYTAEQVVELQGSVVEDPTLARRGAEILWEGVNGDNYINALGALTGNMAVQQVRAGLKAIYLSGWQVAGDANLSGHTYPDQSLYPANSVPSVVRRINNALLRADEIAKVEGDTSVDNWVVPIVADGEAGFGGALNVYELQKAMIAAGAAGTHWEDQLASEKKCGHLGGKVLIPTQQHIRTLTSARLAADVAGAPTVVIARTDAEAATLITSDVDDRDKPFLDGTRTAEGFYGVKKGIEPCIARAKAYAPYSDLIWMETGKPDLELARKFAEAVKSEFPDQLLAYNCSPSFNWKQHLDDATIAKFQNELGAMGFKFQFITLAGFHALNYSMFDLAYGYARNQMSAYVELQEREFAAEERGYTATKHQREVGAGYFDKIATTVDPNTSTAALKGSTEEGQFH
- a CDS encoding helix-turn-helix domain-containing protein — translated: MEHPGRSAVGARITAAREGRGMSLSALARAAGIGKGSLSELESGRRNPTLDTLYAVAGPLGVPLTALLGEDSGTEGSGPHLSARLLHVEHHPGGATTEVFWLAVHPGGTTISPAHGPGVVEHVRVVRGHVTAGPLGAEKTAGPGRSLQWVSDSDHSYRSDDGALAVLTIDSPEPPDTPDTRPPDRQRPPRPKP
- a CDS encoding response regulator, producing MPVMALVDDHELVRESMAAQLSREGHEIVCSTDSLDDVIERTDLDLVIVDLDLGPAGLVDADSVARIIAAGTPVLVVSALGSPRHVRRLVAPGVCGVVGKNEGIVDLLAAVRAACRGEPATSPLLARAFIDDTASDRPALSDQEVRALQLYACGLKLDSVARRMGVAPSTAKQYIDRVRAKYDRAGLHARTKSELYAAGVADGFIPRESSADADR
- a CDS encoding heparin-binding hemagglutinin; the protein is MSTAERTLANPFYAVVGAGDLAIAQVTDAVAQLRERTETATETASTRFEETKSRLNNLPDEVPSIDELRAKLNPEELRKVAEPYVELATSFYNSLAERGEETLERLRQQPLVQEGLTRAEKTYNDAVDLTEDALGVVSTQTRSVGEQAAKIAGLVGARVGEAGDALDDAADAIGDKVDEAALEAGEKLDEAAEALTEAGETVKAQAATAASKIDGAAGTVEGKARTANDSPAKKIAAAKKAPAKKAPAKKAPGRATS